From one Nonomuraea polychroma genomic stretch:
- a CDS encoding MFS transporter has protein sequence MGERQRESIPADARTLLWIRVLNQLGSYALAFLAVLTGPELAPAALASFGIAALVSRWAGAFLLDRLPPRTVLALGLGLTGLSLLVLAAARTPPYVLGAVVLVGLAFELYEPATQEFLARAATGARRQHVYALLGVSLSAAGAVAGLLAAVLLPLGVRWLVIADAVTCLAAAGIAVRFLPRGEERAAGAATRRRWRPPLPLLRLTLAGTVFAVGSLAVMMFLPLALLERGAPAWAPGLTLAGAALLGPLALWATGRHLESRGHGIVLGGGVVLLGLLALAMAISDQVWLTAAAYLGSTAANGLLLGRWQALVADAAPEPDRPRWFAFHGSSWGIAQPVVPGLVAVFGSIAGSTGAGAFWTAALAFLAVPLFLSYP, from the coding sequence ATGGGCGAGAGACAGCGAGAATCGATCCCGGCCGACGCGAGAACCCTGCTGTGGATCCGCGTGCTCAACCAGCTCGGCTCCTACGCCCTGGCCTTCCTCGCGGTGCTCACCGGTCCGGAGCTGGCGCCGGCCGCTTTGGCGAGCTTCGGGATCGCCGCCCTCGTCTCGCGCTGGGCAGGCGCCTTCCTGCTGGACCGGCTGCCGCCGCGGACCGTGCTGGCCCTCGGCCTCGGGCTGACCGGGCTGTCCCTGCTCGTCCTCGCCGCCGCCCGCACACCGCCATACGTGCTGGGCGCGGTCGTCCTCGTGGGCCTGGCCTTCGAGCTGTACGAGCCCGCTACCCAGGAATTCCTCGCGCGGGCCGCCACCGGAGCACGACGGCAGCACGTGTACGCGCTGCTCGGAGTCTCCCTGTCGGCGGCCGGAGCGGTGGCGGGTCTGCTCGCCGCGGTCCTGCTGCCACTGGGCGTGCGCTGGCTGGTGATCGCGGATGCGGTGACCTGCCTGGCAGCGGCCGGAATCGCCGTCCGGTTCCTGCCCAGAGGGGAGGAGCGCGCCGCGGGTGCCGCGACGAGACGGCGCTGGCGCCCGCCTCTTCCCTTGCTCCGGCTGACGCTGGCCGGCACGGTGTTCGCGGTGGGCAGCCTGGCCGTGATGATGTTCCTGCCCCTGGCACTGCTCGAACGCGGCGCTCCCGCCTGGGCACCCGGACTCACCCTCGCCGGCGCGGCCCTGCTCGGCCCGCTGGCGTTGTGGGCGACCGGGCGACATCTTGAGAGCCGCGGGCACGGGATCGTACTGGGCGGCGGAGTGGTCCTGCTCGGCCTGCTCGCCCTGGCCATGGCCATCTCAGACCAAGTCTGGCTGACCGCTGCGGCCTATCTCGGGTCCACCGCGGCCAACGGGTTACTGCTCGGACGCTGGCAGGCGCTCGTCGCCGACGCCGCCCCCGAACCCGACCGCCCCCGCTGGTTCGCCTTCCACGGTTCCTCCTGGGGCATCGCCCAGCCCGTGGTCCCGGGCCTGGTCGCGGTGTTCGGCTCCATCGCCGGCAGCACAGGTGCGGGCGCGTTCTGGACGGCCGCCCTCGCATTCCTCGCGGTGCCCCTATTCCTCAGCTACCCCTGA
- a CDS encoding MFS transporter, producing MITVVERVLPARLGTGFRWLLASSWLTNLGDGVAAAAGPLLIATLTRDPLLISLSALVGWAPPLLFSLYAGVLSDRYNRRRIVLVANAVRAVVLAALVALMVTGTVTVATALVALTLRSIAEVFADNATATLTPMMVSKDDLVIANARLGTGFITLNQLAGPPIGAALFGLGFTWPFAGQLLLVVAGIVLIARITLPPHGRQADDPKPGTVRELIAGFTWTIQHAAVRTLALTILIFNFTFGAAWSVLVLYTQEQLGLGAMGFGLMTTIGGIGGLIGTGLYGAITRRMSLGALMRIGLIIETFTHLGLALTHSPWVAGGIFLAFGAHAFIWGTTSVTVRQRAVPRELQGRVGSVNTICVYAGLVVGSLIGGVLAARFGVAAPFWFAFAGSAVFVVLLWRQLMLIAHDD from the coding sequence GTGATCACAGTGGTGGAGCGAGTTCTACCTGCCCGGCTAGGGACAGGATTCCGGTGGTTGCTGGCCTCCAGCTGGCTGACAAATCTCGGTGACGGGGTCGCGGCCGCCGCGGGCCCCCTGCTGATTGCGACGTTGACCCGCGACCCGCTGCTGATTTCGCTGTCGGCCTTGGTGGGCTGGGCGCCGCCGCTGCTGTTCAGCCTGTATGCGGGAGTGCTGTCGGATCGGTACAACCGGCGCAGAATCGTGCTCGTCGCGAACGCGGTGCGGGCCGTGGTGCTGGCGGCGCTCGTCGCGCTCATGGTGACCGGCACCGTGACCGTGGCGACGGCGCTGGTGGCGCTCACGCTCCGGTCCATCGCCGAGGTGTTCGCCGACAACGCGACGGCCACGCTGACGCCCATGATGGTCAGCAAGGACGATCTCGTCATCGCCAACGCCCGTCTGGGCACGGGATTCATCACGCTCAATCAGCTCGCCGGGCCGCCGATCGGCGCGGCACTGTTCGGCCTGGGCTTTACCTGGCCGTTCGCGGGCCAGCTGCTCCTGGTGGTGGCGGGGATCGTCCTGATCGCCCGGATCACGCTGCCGCCGCACGGCCGACAGGCCGACGACCCCAAGCCCGGCACCGTACGGGAACTCATCGCCGGGTTCACCTGGACCATCCAGCACGCGGCGGTCCGCACCCTGGCGCTCACAATCCTGATCTTCAACTTCACGTTCGGCGCGGCCTGGTCGGTTCTCGTCCTCTACACCCAGGAGCAGCTCGGCCTCGGCGCCATGGGCTTCGGCCTGATGACCACCATCGGCGGGATCGGCGGCTTGATCGGCACCGGCCTGTACGGGGCCATCACCCGCAGGATGAGCCTCGGTGCCCTGATGCGGATCGGACTCATCATCGAAACGTTCACCCACCTGGGCCTGGCCCTGACCCATTCGCCATGGGTCGCCGGGGGCATCTTCCTGGCCTTCGGCGCGCACGCGTTCATATGGGGCACGACCTCGGTCACCGTCCGCCAGCGCGCGGTCCCGCGCGAACTCCAGGGTCGGGTGGGCAGCGTCAACACCATCTGCGTCTACGCCGGTCTGGTGGTCGGCTCGTTGATCGGCGGTGTCCTGGCCGCCCGCTTCGGCGTGGCGGCGCCCTTCTGGTTCGCCTTCGCCGGCTCCGCGGTATTCGTGGTGCTGCTATGGCGGCAGCTCATGCTCATCGCCCACGACGACTGA